From a single Vitis vinifera cultivar Pinot Noir 40024 chromosome 18, ASM3070453v1 genomic region:
- the LOC100261845 gene encoding putative 12-oxophytodienoate reductase 11 yields MEGKVQGEQPLLTPYKMGKFQLSHRVVLAPLTRQRSWNNVPQPHAILYYSQRATKGGLLITEATGVSDTAQGYAHTPGIWTKEQVEAWKPIVDAVHAKGSIFNCQLWHVGRVSNTEFQPNGQAPLSSTDKALTPQVRSNGFDVAEFTAPRRLTTDEVPRVVNDFRLAARNAMEAGFDGVEIHGAHGYLLDQFMKDQVNDRTDKYGGSQENRCRFPLEVVEAVVNEIGADKVGIRLSPFGHHAQAGDSNPTALGRYMVESLNKYGVLYCHMVEPRIRAAGEMYEGPHSLVPLRKAFNGTFIAAGGYVKEDGNNAVAEERADLVAFGRWFLANPDLPKRFALNAPLNKYDRETFYAPEPIIGYTDYPFLEDFE; encoded by the exons ATGGAAGGAAAAGTGCAAGGAGAGCAGCCCCTTCTCACACCATACAAGATGGGCAAGTTTCAGCTATCTCATAG GGTGGTTCTGGCTCCACTAACTAGACAGAGATCTTGGAACAATGTTCCTCAGCCCCATGCAATCTTGTATTACTCCCAGAGAGCCACTAAAGGGGGGCTTCTCATAACTGAAGCAACTGGAGTTTCCGACACTGCTCAAGG CTATGCACATACCCCGGGTATATGGACAAAAGAGCAAGTTGAAGCCTGGAAGCCCATTGTAGATGCTGTTCATGCTAAAGGCAGTATCTTTAATTGTCAGCTTTGGCATGTGGGAAGAGTTTCAAACACAG AATTCCAGCCAAATGGGCAAGCTCCATTATCTTCTACAGACAAGGCATTGACGCCACAAGTCCGAAGCAATGGCTTTGATGTTGCTGAGTTCACAGCTCCTAGGCGGCTAACAACAGATGAAGTTCCTCGAGTTGTCAATGATTTTAGACTTGCTGCAAGAAATGCTATGGAAGCTG GTTTTGATGGAGTTGAGATCCATGGAGCTCATGGCTATCTACTTGACCAGTTCATGAAAGACCAGGTCAATGATCGAACAGACAAGTATGGTGGATCACAAGAGAACCGTTGCAGGTTCCCATTGGAAGTAGTAGAAGCGGTTGTTAATGAGATAGGAGCTGATAAGGTTGGAATAAGGCTTTCTCCATTTGGCCATCATGCCCAGGCAGGAGACTCCAATCCAACAGCTCTGGGCCGTTACATGGTTGAATCCTTAAACAAATATGGTGTCCTCTATTGCCACATGGTTGAGCCAAGGATAAGAGCAGCCGGAGAAATGTATGAGGGTCCCCACAGCCTCGTGCCCTTGAGAAAGGCTTTCAATGGCACATTCATAGCCGCTGGGGGTTATGTGAAAGAAGACGGAAACAATGCTGTGGCTGAGGAGCGTGCAGATCTTGTTGCATTTGGACGTTGGTTCTTAGCCAACCCAGATCTTCCAAAAAGATTTGCGCTCAATGCTCCTCTCAACAAGTATGACAGGGAGACATTCTACGCACCCGAACCCATAATCGGCTACACTGATTATCCATTTCTTGAGGATTTTGAGTAG